One Nostoc punctiforme PCC 73102 DNA window includes the following coding sequences:
- a CDS encoding exonuclease: protein MTIEIYVSTDIEADGPIPGPHSMLSLASAAYTADKQLVGTFTANLETLPGAQGHPKTMKWWAEQPDAWAASRADPQPPVEVMKSYHSWLVALPGKPIFVGYPAAYDFMFVYWYLINFVGDSPFKFSALDIRSYAMAFLKQSYNESGKDNLPAAWLENLPLAHIALDDAIQQGKLFCNLLQANLQR, encoded by the coding sequence GTGACAATCGAAATCTACGTCAGCACTGATATAGAAGCGGATGGCCCTATCCCTGGGCCCCATTCTATGCTTAGTCTTGCCTCAGCTGCGTATACCGCAGACAAACAATTGGTTGGGACTTTTACAGCTAATTTAGAAACCTTGCCAGGAGCCCAAGGACATCCCAAAACTATGAAATGGTGGGCAGAACAACCAGATGCTTGGGCAGCTAGTAGAGCCGACCCCCAGCCCCCTGTAGAAGTCATGAAGTCTTACCACTCCTGGCTTGTAGCTTTACCAGGAAAACCGATCTTTGTTGGCTATCCAGCCGCCTATGACTTTATGTTTGTCTACTGGTACTTGATAAATTTTGTGGGCGATAGCCCCTTTAAATTTTCGGCATTGGATATCCGTTCCTATGCGATGGCATTCTTAAAACAAAGCTACAACGAATCTGGAAAGGATAATCTACCTGCTGCATGGTTAGAAAATCTTCCATTGGCTCACATTGCCTTGGATGATGCCATTCAGCAAGGAAAGTTATTCTGTAATCTTTTGCAAGCGAATCTACAGCGTTAA
- the argS gene encoding arginine--tRNA ligase yields the protein MNATQEKLKVQLEQALVAAFGADFAGVDPILVSASNPKFGDYQANVALSLSKKLGKQPRAIAGAIVEKLDVSEICEPPEIAGPGFINLKLKTAYLEAQLNDIQADPRLGVPAAKTPKRENVDFSSPNIAKEMHVGHLRSTIIGDSIARILEFQGHDVLRLNHVGDWGTQFGMLIAYLREVYPDALTTANALDIGDLVSFYRKAKQRFDTDTAFQETARQEVVRLQAGAEDTLHAWKLLCEQSRREFQVIYELLDIKLTERGESFYNPLLSGIVEDLEKSGLLVENQGAKCVFLEGFTNREGEPLPLIVQKSDGGYNYATTDLASLRYRIQQDQAKRIIYVTDAGQGNHFAQFFQVARKAGWIPDDVELVHVPFGLVLGEDGKKFKTRSGDTVRLRDLLDEAVSHAHADLKTRLQKEERQETEEFINEVARVVGISAVKYADLSQNRTSNYIFSYDKMLDLKGNTAPYMLYVYARIHGISRKGDINFKELGNNAVLLQHETELALAKYLLQLDEVISSVEQDLLPNRLCEYLFELSQKFNQFYDRCSILQAEEPQRTSRLVLCDLTARTLKLGLSLLGIQVLERM from the coding sequence ATGAACGCTACACAAGAAAAACTAAAAGTTCAGCTTGAACAGGCTTTAGTCGCAGCTTTTGGGGCTGACTTCGCGGGAGTAGATCCAATTTTGGTTTCTGCCAGTAATCCTAAATTTGGTGATTATCAGGCGAATGTGGCTTTATCCCTAAGTAAAAAGTTAGGCAAGCAACCAAGAGCGATCGCAGGGGCGATCGTTGAGAAACTAGATGTATCCGAAATCTGCGAACCACCGGAAATTGCTGGGCCAGGGTTCATCAATCTGAAACTGAAAACGGCATATCTAGAAGCACAACTGAACGATATTCAAGCTGATCCCCGGTTAGGAGTTCCAGCCGCGAAAACGCCGAAGCGGGAAAATGTGGATTTTTCCAGTCCGAATATTGCCAAAGAAATGCACGTTGGACACCTGCGTTCTACCATTATTGGTGATTCTATCGCCCGGATTTTAGAATTTCAAGGACACGATGTGCTGCGGTTAAATCATGTCGGTGATTGGGGTACACAGTTTGGAATGTTAATCGCCTATCTGCGGGAAGTTTACCCAGATGCGCTTACCACCGCTAATGCTTTAGATATTGGTGATTTAGTTTCTTTTTACCGCAAAGCCAAACAACGCTTTGATACAGATACAGCTTTTCAAGAAACAGCACGCCAAGAAGTTGTCAGATTACAAGCAGGTGCAGAAGATACACTTCATGCTTGGAAACTGTTGTGCGAACAATCACGGCGAGAGTTTCAAGTAATTTATGAATTGCTGGATATCAAGTTAACCGAACGCGGTGAATCTTTCTACAACCCTTTATTATCTGGTATTGTGGAAGACTTAGAAAAATCGGGATTACTGGTAGAAAACCAGGGCGCAAAATGCGTTTTCTTAGAAGGGTTTACAAATAGAGAAGGTGAACCTTTACCTTTAATTGTGCAGAAATCAGATGGCGGCTATAACTACGCCACGACAGATTTAGCATCCCTCCGCTACCGGATTCAGCAGGATCAAGCAAAGCGAATAATTTATGTAACAGATGCTGGACAAGGAAACCACTTTGCCCAATTTTTCCAAGTAGCACGCAAAGCTGGCTGGATTCCCGATGATGTGGAATTAGTGCATGTTCCCTTTGGGTTAGTGTTAGGAGAAGATGGGAAGAAATTTAAAACTCGTTCTGGGGATACTGTGCGGTTGCGGGATTTATTAGATGAAGCTGTTTCTCATGCCCATGCTGACCTAAAAACTAGATTACAAAAAGAAGAACGTCAAGAAACTGAAGAATTTATTAATGAAGTTGCTAGGGTAGTTGGAATTAGTGCAGTTAAGTATGCAGACTTAAGCCAAAATCGCACCAGTAACTACATCTTCAGCTACGACAAAATGCTGGATCTCAAAGGTAATACTGCGCCTTATATGCTATATGTTTATGCGCGGATTCATGGGATTAGCCGCAAGGGTGATATTAATTTTAAAGAGTTGGGAAATAATGCCGTTTTGTTGCAGCATGAAACAGAATTAGCACTGGCAAAATATTTACTTCAACTGGATGAAGTTATTAGTAGTGTAGAGCAAGACTTGCTACCCAATCGTTTATGTGAGTATTTGTTTGAACTGAGTCAGAAGTTTAACCAATTCTACGATCGCTGTTCCATACTACAAGCCGAGGAACCGCAGCGAACATCTCGGTTGGTTTTATGTGATTTGACTGCTAGAACTTTGAAGTTGGGATTATCTTTGTTGGGAATTCAGGTGTTGGAGAGAATGTAA
- a CDS encoding type II toxin-antitoxin system HicA family toxin: protein MTSQLATLSVTEIFPVEISSNMKVRDAIERVEADGWYLDRTKDSHQQFKHPDKPGLVTVPGKFSDDLAPGTLSSIWRQAQL from the coding sequence TTGACTTCTCAATTAGCGACTCTATCTGTAACAGAAATTTTCCCTGTAGAGATAAGTAGTAACATGAAAGTACGTGATGCGATCGAGCGAGTGGAAGCTGATGGTTGGTATCTTGATAGAACTAAAGATAGTCATCAACAGTTCAAGCATCCTGATAAACCAGGTTTAGTTACAGTTCCAGGTAAATTCTCTGACGACTTAGCCCCTGGTACTCTCAGTAGTATTTGGAGGCAAGCACAATTATAA
- a CDS encoding type II toxin-antitoxin system HicB family antitoxin, producing MHYVVVIEKADSNYSAYVPDLPGCVTTGATLEEVKQMIAEAIEFHIEGMLEDGLPIPKPTSIAHEVEVANYSKT from the coding sequence ATGCATTACGTAGTGGTGATTGAAAAGGCGGATAGTAATTACTCTGCTTATGTGCCTGATTTACCAGGTTGTGTAACTACAGGTGCAACCTTAGAAGAAGTCAAGCAGATGATTGCAGAAGCTATTGAATTTCATATAGAAGGAATGCTAGAAGATGGTTTACCTATTCCTAAACCTACAAGCATCGCTCATGAGGTTGAAGTTGCAAACTACAGCAAAACATAA
- the murD gene encoding UDP-N-acetylmuramoyl-L-alanine--D-glutamate ligase: MSKAHVIGLGKSGVAAARLLKREGWEVELSDGNTSKTLLQQQQELAAEQITVKLGQSLELNGDNLPQLIVVSPGVPWDIPVLIKARQLGIETIGEMELAWRNLRWRSQPQASLPWVGITGTNGKTTTTALIAAIFQAAELDAPACGNIGYAACEVALSWSGRGAGGREQGAGGDREVNSSSSPSLDWVIAEVSSYQIESSSSLAPRIGVWTTFTPDHLSRHKTLENYYNIKAKLLRQSELQVFNGDDAYLSQLGLSAWPNAYWTSVKGKDFLISEKGFYIENGWVVEKLTATSAPEPIVKVSTLRMVGEHNQQNLLMAVATARLAGINRDAIARAIQEFPGVPHRLEHICTWEGIDFINDSKATNYDAAEVGLASVKSPAILIAGGEAKAGDDTGWLAQIQTKAAAVLLIGSAAPAFAQRLQEVGYYSYEIVETMERAVPRSAELAKEYQAPVVLLSPACASFDQYPNFEVRGDRFRELCLAWAAGGKLQHNLMLSSSL, encoded by the coding sequence ATGTCCAAAGCTCATGTTATTGGATTGGGAAAGTCCGGTGTTGCTGCGGCGAGATTGTTGAAACGGGAAGGTTGGGAGGTAGAGCTGAGTGATGGCAACACCTCCAAAACCCTCCTACAACAACAACAAGAACTCGCTGCCGAGCAAATAACCGTTAAACTAGGCCAATCCCTAGAATTAAATGGTGATAATTTACCCCAATTAATAGTTGTTAGTCCTGGCGTGCCTTGGGATATTCCCGTATTAATCAAGGCACGCCAATTAGGTATTGAAACCATTGGGGAAATGGAACTCGCTTGGCGAAATTTGCGTTGGCGCAGCCAGCCGCAGGCATCGCTACCTTGGGTAGGAATTACAGGTACTAACGGTAAAACTACTACCACAGCTTTAATTGCTGCCATTTTTCAAGCAGCAGAATTAGACGCGCCCGCCTGCGGTAACATTGGCTACGCCGCTTGTGAAGTTGCCCTTTCTTGGAGCGGGAGAGGGGCAGGGGGCAGGGAGCAGGGAGCAGGGGGAGATAGGGAAGTAAATTCTTCCTCATCCCCCTCGCTCGATTGGGTGATTGCGGAGGTTAGCAGCTATCAAATAGAATCTTCCAGTTCTCTTGCACCCCGTATCGGTGTTTGGACGACTTTTACACCGGATCATCTGAGTCGGCATAAGACTTTAGAGAACTATTACAACATCAAAGCAAAGCTGTTGCGTCAGTCAGAGTTGCAAGTGTTCAATGGCGATGATGCCTATTTGAGCCAGTTAGGTTTAAGTGCTTGGCCTAATGCCTATTGGACAAGTGTCAAAGGAAAAGATTTCCTGATTAGCGAAAAAGGCTTTTACATCGAGAACGGCTGGGTTGTGGAAAAATTGACTGCAACCTCAGCACCAGAACCGATTGTGAAAGTATCTACTTTGCGGATGGTGGGAGAACATAATCAGCAAAATCTCTTGATGGCAGTAGCAACGGCACGATTAGCGGGAATTAATCGTGATGCGATCGCACGTGCGATTCAGGAATTCCCCGGCGTTCCTCATCGTTTGGAGCATATCTGCACTTGGGAAGGTATTGATTTCATCAACGACAGCAAAGCCACCAACTACGATGCGGCCGAAGTTGGTTTAGCATCTGTGAAAAGTCCAGCGATTTTAATTGCTGGTGGAGAAGCCAAAGCAGGAGATGATACTGGCTGGCTAGCACAAATCCAAACCAAAGCTGCTGCTGTATTATTGATTGGCTCTGCTGCACCCGCATTTGCTCAACGCCTGCAAGAAGTGGGGTATTATTCTTACGAAATTGTGGAAACTATGGAAAGGGCAGTTCCCAGATCGGCGGAATTAGCCAAGGAGTATCAAGCGCCTGTGGTGTTGCTATCTCCAGCCTGTGCGAGTTTCGATCAGTACCCAAATTTTGAGGTGCGCGGCGATCGTTTTCGTGAGTTGTGCCTTGCTTGGGCGGCAGGAGGAAAGCTTCAACACAACTTGATGCTTTCATCTTCTCTATAA
- the glyS gene encoding glycine--tRNA ligase subunit beta has protein sequence MPAFLLEVGTEELPASFLSDALIQWRERIPQSLEANSLQGESVQVYGTPRRLAVLIKGLPSQQADREEEIKGPPAQAAFKDGQPTAAALGFAKKQGVELDALFLRPTDKGEFVFVQKRIPGRPVAEILTELVQEWIWGLEGKRLMRWGDGDGRFSRPIRWLVALLDETVLPLELVNGSKTIQSDRISQGHRVLHPEPVTIAQATDYVTALKSAYVTVDPEERENLIKEQVKAVAESLSGYTVIYPDLLAEVTNLVEYPSTVVGKFEPEFLELPTEVITEVMVTHQRYFPVFKPGSSEQELLPNFITISNGDPKKSDIVAVGNERVIRARLADGRFFYEADLTKPIDSFLPQLEKVTFQEELGSVRTKIDRVVKIAEQISTQLKLAENQSQKIQRAALLCKADLVTQMVYEFPELQGIMGEKYALASGEDAEVAKAIYQHYLPTGAGDNLPETLTGQIVGLADRLDTLVSIFGLGLIPSGSSDPFALRRAANAVVKITWFYNLPINLDDLLAQIATDFAAKYQKDRASLTTALQEFFLQRIRTLLQEEKQIDYDLVNAVLGENDPEYTERTLKDLLDVRDRALYLQQIRSDSILDNIYETVNRSTRLAAQGDLDTKQLEPTSVVRPELFQKPSEEALYNALIESVPQTQTAQQTRNYQLLVAALAKIAPTVSNFFDGPDSVLVMDSDPEIKRNRLHLLGLVRNHARVLADFGAIVKNL, from the coding sequence ATGCCTGCGTTTCTATTAGAAGTTGGTACAGAAGAATTACCTGCAAGCTTTCTCAGTGATGCCTTAATACAATGGCGAGAACGCATTCCCCAAAGTTTGGAAGCAAACAGCCTTCAGGGTGAAAGCGTCCAAGTGTACGGTACTCCCCGGCGTTTAGCGGTATTGATTAAAGGTCTACCATCCCAGCAAGCAGATCGAGAAGAAGAAATCAAAGGGCCTCCCGCCCAAGCTGCCTTTAAAGATGGTCAGCCAACAGCAGCAGCATTAGGCTTTGCCAAAAAGCAAGGTGTGGAACTAGATGCACTCTTCCTTCGCCCCACTGACAAAGGGGAATTTGTTTTTGTGCAAAAAAGAATTCCTGGCCGTCCTGTGGCGGAAATTTTGACAGAACTTGTTCAAGAGTGGATTTGGGGTTTAGAAGGTAAGCGGTTAATGCGTTGGGGAGATGGGGATGGGAGGTTTTCTCGACCAATTCGCTGGCTGGTAGCTTTGTTAGATGAGACGGTGCTACCGTTGGAATTGGTGAATGGTTCTAAAACGATTCAGAGCGATCGCATTTCTCAAGGTCATCGTGTCTTACATCCTGAACCTGTGACAATCGCTCAAGCTACTGATTATGTTACCGCCCTCAAGTCTGCTTATGTCACCGTTGACCCCGAAGAACGGGAAAATCTCATCAAAGAGCAAGTAAAGGCAGTAGCAGAGAGTTTAAGCGGGTATACAGTCATTTACCCCGATTTGTTAGCAGAAGTAACCAACCTTGTAGAATATCCTTCTACAGTTGTTGGTAAATTTGAACCAGAATTTTTGGAATTACCAACTGAAGTAATTACTGAAGTTATGGTAACTCATCAACGTTATTTCCCTGTATTCAAACCAGGTAGTTCTGAGCAAGAATTATTGCCCAATTTCATCACCATTTCTAACGGCGATCCCAAAAAATCAGATATTGTTGCCGTCGGAAATGAAAGGGTAATTCGTGCCAGATTAGCTGATGGCAGATTTTTCTACGAAGCTGATTTAACTAAACCAATAGATAGCTTTTTACCCCAGTTAGAAAAAGTCACCTTCCAAGAAGAATTGGGTTCGGTGCGTACCAAGATAGATAGAGTAGTCAAGATTGCCGAGCAAATTAGCACCCAATTAAAATTAGCTGAAAATCAAAGCCAAAAAATCCAACGTGCTGCTTTATTGTGTAAAGCAGATTTGGTAACTCAAATGGTGTATGAATTCCCTGAATTGCAAGGCATTATGGGAGAAAAATATGCCTTAGCGAGTGGTGAAGATGCCGAAGTAGCAAAAGCAATTTATCAACATTATTTGCCAACGGGAGCTGGTGACAATTTACCCGAAACACTCACAGGCCAAATTGTCGGTTTGGCAGATAGATTAGATACCTTGGTAAGTATCTTTGGTTTAGGTTTAATTCCCTCTGGTTCCTCCGATCCCTTCGCTTTGCGTCGGGCTGCTAATGCTGTAGTTAAAATTACTTGGTTTTATAATTTGCCGATAAATTTAGATGATTTGTTGGCGCAAATAGCAACAGATTTTGCCGCGAAATATCAAAAAGATCGGGCATCATTAACCACAGCATTGCAAGAGTTTTTCTTACAACGCATCCGCACTTTACTGCAAGAAGAAAAGCAGATTGATTACGATTTAGTAAATGCAGTTTTGGGAGAAAATGACCCAGAATACACAGAACGGACGTTAAAGGATTTATTGGATGTCCGCGATCGCGCCTTGTACTTACAACAAATCCGTAGCGACAGTATTCTAGATAACATCTATGAAACCGTTAACCGTTCCACACGATTAGCTGCCCAAGGTGATTTGGATACAAAACAGCTAGAACCGACATCTGTAGTTCGTCCAGAATTATTCCAAAAGCCCTCTGAAGAAGCTTTGTATAATGCTTTAATCGAATCAGTACCACAAACTCAAACAGCACAGCAGACACGAAATTATCAACTGTTAGTAGCAGCATTAGCAAAAATTGCTCCAACAGTTAGTAACTTCTTTGATGGGCCAGATAGCGTTTTAGTTATGGACTCCGATCCAGAAATTAAGCGTAATCGATTACACTTACTGGGATTGGTTCGGAATCATGCTCGTGTTTTAGCTGACTTTGGTGCGATCGTCAAAAATCTGTAG
- a CDS encoding PEP-CTERM sorting domain-containing protein (PEP-CTERM proteins occur, often in large numbers, in the proteomes of bacteria that also encode an exosortase, a predicted intramembrane cysteine proteinase. The presence of a PEP-CTERM domain at a protein's C-terminus predicts cleavage within the sorting domain, followed by covalent anchoring to some some component of the (usually Gram-negative) cell surface. Many PEP-CTERM proteins exhibit an unusual sequence composition that includes large numbers of potential glycosylation sites. Expression of one such protein has been shown restore the ability of a bacterium to form floc, a type of biofilm.): protein MRNIFAKIAATTATSAVLSVAIAAGSNNPAQAIDFNFNWLGNAGYSAVGSFSYDETTAPTIISESGSGATNFLQSLNVSFLDPSNNSLGTYNTVTSGVSQSDFFSFNFDTATQKLFGPLNIGGGTGVIGEYFFQGTVGESLALRQDVNQQGASITLDENSGFIQVSKVPEPASLLGLLAFGTLGISSTLKKKQASC from the coding sequence GTGAGAAACATTTTTGCCAAAATCGCTGCTACCACAGCAACCAGTGCTGTACTTAGTGTTGCGATCGCTGCTGGTTCTAACAACCCTGCTCAAGCTATTGATTTCAACTTTAACTGGCTAGGAAATGCTGGTTATTCCGCAGTCGGTTCATTCAGCTACGACGAGACTACAGCCCCAACAATTATTTCAGAAAGTGGTAGTGGAGCCACCAACTTTTTACAATCCTTGAATGTCTCTTTCTTAGACCCATCTAATAATTCTCTGGGAACTTATAACACCGTTACTTCTGGGGTATCACAATCTGATTTCTTCAGTTTCAACTTTGATACTGCCACCCAGAAATTGTTTGGTCCCTTGAATATAGGAGGAGGGACAGGTGTCATTGGAGAATACTTCTTTCAGGGAACGGTTGGCGAATCTTTGGCATTACGTCAGGATGTCAATCAACAGGGAGCCTCAATAACACTAGATGAAAATTCTGGTTTTATTCAGGTATCCAAAGTTCCTGAACCTGCTTCTCTGCTGGGTTTACTGGCATTTGGGACCTTGGGTATCAGCTCAACTTTGAAGAAAAAGCAAGCCTCTTGCTAG
- a CDS encoding glycosyltransferase family 4 protein: MHILIYSYNYHPEPIGIAPLMTELAEGLVNRGHEVRVITGMPNYPEREIYDGYRGQWYVTEQKNGVTIQRSYIRIKSKPNLLDRLLLELSFIFTSLPQAFRGERPDVMILTVPPLLGILPATIFGWLYNCPIVLNVQDILPEAAVRIGLLKNKWMIRTLAALEKFAYRTAHTISVIADGFRENLVNKGVPVNKIVCIPNWVNVNFIHPLPKQNNSWISSHQLDGKFIVLYSGNIALTQGLETVIEAAVCLRHIKEIVFVIVGESRALQRLQEYCLLHGADNVLLLPLQPREKLPEMLAAADVGLIVQKRNIISFNMPSKIPLLLASGRPIVGSVPATGTAARAIKLSGGGIIVEPESPDAMAAAVHDLYANPTFCTRLGNAGRQFAEENYSLEQALDRYEWLFYHILANRKSNVGILPKLDSKESVVDA, from the coding sequence ATGCACATTCTGATATATTCCTACAACTATCATCCAGAGCCGATTGGAATTGCTCCCTTAATGACCGAATTGGCAGAAGGACTAGTAAATCGAGGTCATGAAGTGCGGGTGATTACTGGAATGCCCAACTATCCTGAGCGCGAAATTTACGATGGTTATCGGGGTCAATGGTACGTTACTGAACAAAAAAATGGTGTCACCATTCAGCGAAGCTACATCAGAATTAAATCTAAACCTAACCTTTTAGATCGTCTGTTGCTGGAGTTAAGCTTTATTTTCACAAGCTTACCTCAAGCCTTTAGAGGTGAACGTCCAGATGTGATGATTTTAACAGTACCGCCTTTACTAGGTATCCTACCAGCAACAATATTTGGTTGGCTATACAACTGCCCAATAGTTCTAAATGTGCAAGATATTTTACCAGAAGCTGCTGTGCGTATCGGGCTACTGAAAAACAAGTGGATGATCCGAACTCTTGCAGCTTTAGAGAAATTTGCCTATCGGACTGCACATACTATTAGTGTTATCGCCGATGGGTTTCGTGAGAATTTAGTGAATAAGGGAGTACCTGTTAATAAAATCGTTTGTATTCCTAATTGGGTGAATGTAAATTTCATCCACCCTTTACCGAAACAGAACAACTCTTGGATATCTAGTCATCAACTGGATGGGAAATTTATAGTCCTTTATTCGGGCAACATTGCTCTAACCCAAGGTTTAGAAACAGTAATAGAAGCAGCAGTTTGCTTACGTCATATCAAAGAAATTGTCTTTGTCATTGTCGGCGAATCAAGAGCATTGCAAAGATTGCAAGAATATTGTCTATTACATGGAGCAGATAATGTTTTGCTGCTACCATTGCAGCCGAGAGAAAAATTACCCGAAATGCTAGCAGCAGCTGATGTCGGGCTGATTGTGCAAAAACGCAATATTATTTCGTTCAATATGCCTTCAAAAATACCACTACTCTTGGCAAGTGGTCGCCCGATTGTGGGTTCAGTTCCTGCAACTGGAACTGCTGCTAGAGCGATCAAACTCAGTGGTGGTGGGATAATTGTTGAGCCAGAATCGCCCGATGCAATGGCCGCTGCGGTGCATGATTTATACGCTAATCCTACTTTCTGTACGAGGCTAGGTAACGCAGGAAGACAGTTTGCCGAAGAAAACTATTCCTTGGAGCAAGCACTCGATCGTTATGAGTGGCTCTTTTATCATATTCTTGCTAACCGAAAATCAAATGTGGGTATCTTGCCGAAATTGGATTCTAAGGAATCAGTTGTGGATGCTTGA
- a CDS encoding efflux RND transporter periplasmic adaptor subunit, with translation MSHSEFPDSPLPVEIEQPAVIDSSQQPQPLPERSPKPPQKRRWPLILGIILLIGGIGFGWRWWQTSSASNPPAGGPAAGQPMAIPVKLATVQPETVQESSEFIGSLEAPRSVIIKPQVEGRVTQIYIKEGNRVQQGQVIISLESDSVQAQLLQAKAALAQAQARLAELKAGTRQEEVAQARAQLTQAQARLRDAQSGSQPQEIAQAEAQIQSAKSDVELAQSRAKRYAQLRKEGAVSQDTLEGYVKEQQSAEAALVVAQKRLAQLRQSRTSSVNELAGALEQQKQNLRQLENGSRPEEIAQARSQVTQAAAQVQAAQVQLQYTKVLAPFTGTVGDIPTKVGDYVEKADQLTTLTRNDSLELNISVPLEEAKKLRLGLLVQMLNIQGQPTATGKISFISPDASSDSQTILVKANFGNSRSQLVNRQSVQTKVIWNERPGILIPVTAVSRLGGETFVFVAEAPTEKKAEPTEKKAEAPAEKKAGAPSLVAQQKPVKLGVIEGNNYQVIEGLKAGDKIVVSGILNLTNGAPITPAPQEVGSQKP, from the coding sequence ATGTCCCATTCTGAGTTCCCTGATTCTCCCCTTCCAGTTGAAATAGAACAGCCTGCTGTTATTGATTCTAGTCAACAGCCACAACCACTGCCAGAGCGATCGCCTAAACCACCTCAAAAGCGTCGTTGGCCTCTAATTTTGGGAATTATCCTCTTAATTGGAGGCATTGGTTTTGGTTGGCGCTGGTGGCAAACTAGTAGTGCTAGCAATCCACCAGCAGGTGGGCCAGCTGCTGGTCAACCGATGGCAATTCCAGTCAAGCTAGCGACTGTTCAACCTGAAACTGTGCAAGAGAGTTCGGAGTTTATTGGCTCCTTAGAGGCTCCACGTTCGGTAATTATCAAGCCACAGGTTGAGGGACGAGTTACCCAAATTTATATCAAAGAGGGCAACCGTGTTCAACAAGGGCAAGTTATTATTAGCCTAGAAAGTGATAGTGTCCAAGCGCAATTATTACAAGCAAAAGCTGCACTAGCACAAGCTCAAGCACGTCTTGCTGAACTCAAAGCAGGTACGCGACAAGAAGAAGTTGCCCAAGCTAGAGCGCAGTTAACCCAAGCCCAAGCTCGCTTGCGAGATGCTCAATCGGGGTCGCAACCACAAGAAATTGCTCAAGCTGAGGCTCAAATTCAGTCAGCTAAATCAGATGTAGAACTAGCACAGTCACGAGCCAAGCGATACGCACAATTGAGAAAAGAGGGCGCAGTTTCTCAAGATACCTTAGAAGGATATGTCAAAGAACAGCAAAGTGCTGAAGCTGCACTGGTTGTAGCCCAGAAACGCCTAGCTCAACTCCGCCAAAGCAGAACTTCTAGTGTCAATGAGCTGGCTGGAGCCTTGGAACAACAGAAACAAAACTTAAGGCAACTAGAAAATGGTTCCCGCCCAGAAGAAATTGCCCAAGCGCGATCGCAAGTAACTCAAGCAGCAGCCCAAGTCCAAGCAGCCCAAGTTCAACTGCAATACACAAAAGTTCTGGCACCTTTTACTGGTACTGTTGGCGATATTCCCACAAAAGTGGGAGATTATGTAGAAAAAGCAGATCAACTCACTACACTTACTAGAAACGATTCTTTAGAACTAAATATTTCCGTTCCCCTAGAAGAAGCCAAAAAGCTGCGCTTGGGATTACTAGTGCAAATGCTGAACATCCAAGGTCAACCTACAGCAACGGGTAAGATAAGTTTCATCTCTCCAGATGCTAGTTCAGATTCGCAGACAATTTTGGTTAAAGCTAATTTTGGTAATTCTAGAAGTCAACTGGTAAATCGCCAATCAGTGCAAACCAAAGTGATCTGGAACGAACGTCCAGGAATATTAATTCCAGTTACAGCAGTATCTCGCCTGGGTGGGGAGACCTTTGTATTTGTAGCTGAAGCGCCAACAGAAAAGAAAGCTGAACCAACAGAAAAAAAAGCTGAAGCGCCAGCAGAAAAGAAAGCTGGAGCGCCATCTTTAGTTGCTCAACAAAAACCTGTGAAATTGGGAGTTATTGAGGGGAATAATTATCAAGTTATCGAAGGACTAAAAGCTGGAGACAAAATTGTTGTTTCCGGTATTCTCAACCTAACTAATGGCGCTCCCATCACTCCCGCACCGCAAGAAGTGGGTAGTCAGAAGCCATAG